ggggaggggggcaaagaTGTGTTTACTTTTTAATTGAAGTTAAttttgaacaaaatgctatgcTTTTTCATTCCTGCTTTCAGTTTTCAATGGTGCTTGTATTGAACTCTGTGAGATAGAAGTTAACGCCAACTTTAATTATATTGAGAATAAATCCAACATTGTAATCAGTGGATCTTAATTTAATAACGACTAATGATAAATTTGTTCAGATGATTCTATTCTGGAATCAAGTCTGAAAATGATGTGAACCTCAAATAGGCAAATAAATAGTAAAGAAAATGACAAAACATAGCCTCGCTTTCATTTTGAATACAATTTcatcagaaatatttttttcagagcAACCTTCATGTCTTTGTTTCTCAAGGTGTATATCAAGGGGTTTAGCATGGGGGTAACAATGCTGTAAAGGACAGAAATGAGCCTATCCTTTTCCATTGAATAGGTCGATATTGGTCGGACATAGTTGAAGATGGCACTTCCATAAAACAAGAGAACAATGGTCAGATGTGAAGTGCAGGTGGAgaatgctttgagtctcctttcacTTGAGCGTACCTTCAGAATGGTAGAGATGATGTAGACATATGAGAGGACTATGCAGACAAAAGGAACCCATCCTATGAAAACTCCCACAACGAGCAGAATTATCTCGTTAAGGAAGGTGTCTCCACAGGAAAGCAGTAGCAGGGGTGGGATATCACAAAAGAAGTAGTTGAGCTGATTGGACCCACAGAATGGGAGTCGGAAAGTCATGTACGTATGTACAATAGAGTTGAGAAAGCCACTTGCCCAGCAAGCACCAACCAACTGGAGACAAAGAACTTTCCTCATGATGGTTGCATACTTCAGAGGATGGCATATAGCTACAAAGCGATCATAGGCCATTGCAGCCAACAGGACGCATTCAGTACCCACAAATGAGATAAAGAAATAGAGCTGT
This sequence is a window from Anolis carolinensis isolate JA03-04 chromosome 6, rAnoCar3.1.pri, whole genome shotgun sequence. Protein-coding genes within it:
- the LOC100562767 gene encoding olfactory receptor 5V1, which translates into the protein MLNDTLLTEFLILGFSSLQKLQLLLFFIFLVMYTCTLVGNICIITIACLDPQLQTPMYFFLGNLSFLDICYTTTNVPQMLVHLVSEEKSITYTGCIVQLYFFISFVGTECVLLAAMAYDRFVAICHPLKYATIMRKVLCLQLVGACWASGFLNSIVHTYMTFRLPFCGSNQLNYFFCDIPPLLLLSCGDTFLNEIILLVVGVFIGWVPFVCIVLSYVYIISTILKVRSSERRLKAFSTCTSHLTIVLLFYGSAIFNYVRPISTYSMEKDRLISVLYSIVTPMLNPLIYTLRNKDMKVALKKIFLMKLYSK